In a genomic window of Salegentibacter salegens:
- a CDS encoding IS4 family transposase: MGLFRRTKNTNKPLLRQIIDLCPRWMLTRCADEHNGDKGCSRYKTYDQFVAQTFGQLNKCYTLSDISTGIGVSETFISDLGLEQSPARSTMSDGNKKRSYKVFESLYYRLLGHYGRLLSKHGQSHIIKEIKDRDIKLIDSTTISLCLSMFDWAKFRTAKGGIKIHTCWDDAMMIPDMVNITEAKLHDSKGLAQSVFRKGTVIVEDRAYFDFLLMRQRIAAENVFVTRIKINTVYQTLEELELPEGSDQDILKDEIIVLPSKKAVETGIAEHPLRLVHVYKQDENKVIEIITNNLDWSARTIADLYKKRWDIELFFKAIKQNLQIKTFLGTSENAVKSQIYIALITYLLLQIIVRTIAKKEHAFSNFVEKIRICLCFYLTLDYACNTVGEGAKRIRGQTKLHYRVDPDLFSPISPN, encoded by the coding sequence ATGGGACTCTTCAGGCGCACTAAAAATACAAACAAACCTCTTCTTCGACAAATAATTGACCTATGTCCTCGCTGGATGCTCACGCGTTGTGCCGATGAGCACAATGGCGACAAGGGGTGCAGCAGATATAAGACCTACGATCAATTCGTTGCCCAAACTTTCGGACAGCTGAATAAATGCTACACTCTTAGTGACATTTCCACTGGTATCGGGGTCAGCGAAACATTTATTTCGGATTTGGGTCTTGAGCAGAGCCCAGCGCGTTCTACCATGAGCGATGGCAACAAAAAGAGGAGTTATAAAGTCTTCGAGAGCTTATATTACCGGTTGTTAGGGCACTATGGCCGACTATTGTCGAAGCACGGACAGTCTCATATAATCAAGGAAATCAAAGACCGTGACATAAAATTGATCGACAGCACCACGATCAGTCTATGTCTGTCCATGTTCGATTGGGCAAAGTTTCGGACAGCTAAAGGAGGTATAAAAATACATACCTGCTGGGACGATGCCATGATGATCCCCGATATGGTCAATATAACAGAGGCAAAGCTCCATGACAGCAAAGGACTGGCCCAATCCGTTTTCCGAAAGGGAACGGTCATCGTGGAGGACAGGGCGTACTTCGATTTTCTGTTGATGCGCCAGAGGATCGCGGCAGAAAATGTTTTTGTCACTCGCATCAAGATCAATACGGTCTATCAAACCTTGGAAGAACTGGAGCTCCCCGAAGGTAGCGATCAGGATATCCTAAAAGACGAGATCATCGTTTTACCAAGCAAGAAGGCCGTGGAAACAGGCATTGCGGAACACCCTCTCCGGTTGGTGCACGTTTATAAGCAGGACGAGAACAAAGTGATAGAAATAATCACCAACAACTTGGATTGGAGCGCCAGGACCATCGCGGACCTTTATAAAAAACGATGGGATATTGAACTTTTTTTTAAGGCGATAAAACAGAACCTCCAAATAAAGACCTTCCTTGGAACCAGTGAGAACGCCGTAAAATCACAAATATACATCGCGCTCATAACCTATTTGCTGCTCCAGATAATTGTGAGGACAATAGCCAAAAAAGAACATGCATTTTCCAATTTCGTGGAAAAGATCAGGATCTGTCTATGTTTTTATCTTACCCTCGATTATGCCTGCAATACCGTAGGAGAAGGGGCGAAAAGAATAAGGGGTCAGACCAAACTCCACTATAGGGTAGATCCAGACTTATTTTCTCCCATTAGCCCTAATTGA
- a CDS encoding chorismate-binding protein, translating to MMSDEFFTKLDAQIQSGNPFVAYRNPKAKNGLTKALLQDSAEIYKTSNFTENGFIFSPFKNAENTFLIPSENAEIITAEYPAENLEGVKKENTAFPPAYTNNEAKIKHEKLVQKGIEVIEEGELKKVVLSRKEDVQTQLNALDIFKNLLKKYETAFVYFWFHPQTGIWLGATPETLLNVERDKFKTMALAGTQAFKGTSSVNWGEKEIEEQQIVTDSILENLEHKVSGTIHKSEPYTSKAGNLLHLQTDITGMLNLEKKTSLKSLILALHPTPAVCGLPKKMAQQFILENEDYDREFYSGFLGELNMKKEVKRNNNRRNQENQAYGSILKQTSLFVNLRCMKLEAGKARLFIGGGITKDSNPADEWQETVNKSHTIKSVLVK from the coding sequence ATGATGAGCGACGAATTTTTCACAAAATTAGATGCACAAATTCAAAGCGGAAATCCCTTTGTAGCCTATAGAAATCCTAAGGCAAAGAATGGGTTAACCAAAGCTTTGCTTCAGGATTCAGCTGAAATTTATAAAACCAGTAATTTCACCGAAAACGGATTTATATTTTCGCCTTTTAAAAATGCTGAAAATACATTTTTGATTCCCTCAGAAAATGCCGAAATTATTACTGCGGAATACCCGGCTGAAAATTTAGAAGGAGTAAAGAAAGAAAACACAGCATTTCCCCCGGCTTATACCAATAATGAAGCGAAAATTAAGCACGAAAAATTGGTTCAAAAGGGGATTGAAGTCATAGAAGAGGGAGAATTGAAAAAAGTAGTTTTGTCCCGTAAAGAAGATGTGCAAACCCAACTCAATGCCCTGGATATTTTTAAGAATTTGCTTAAAAAATATGAAACGGCTTTTGTGTATTTCTGGTTTCATCCCCAAACCGGGATTTGGCTTGGTGCCACACCAGAAACACTTTTAAACGTAGAGCGTGATAAATTTAAAACTATGGCCCTGGCGGGAACCCAGGCTTTTAAGGGAACTTCGTCTGTTAACTGGGGAGAAAAAGAAATTGAAGAACAACAAATTGTTACCGATTCGATTTTGGAAAATCTCGAACATAAAGTTTCGGGCACCATTCATAAATCAGAGCCATATACATCTAAAGCCGGTAATTTGCTGCATTTGCAAACCGATATAACGGGAATGTTGAATCTGGAAAAAAAAACAAGCCTTAAAAGCTTGATTTTAGCCTTACACCCAACTCCAGCCGTATGCGGACTTCCGAAGAAAATGGCGCAACAATTTATTTTAGAAAATGAAGACTATGATCGCGAATTTTATTCGGGCTTTTTAGGAGAATTGAATATGAAAAAGGAGGTAAAGCGAAATAACAATCGCAGAAACCAGGAAAATCAAGCTTATGGAAGCATCCTGAAACAAACTTCCTTATTTGTAAATCTACGTTGCATGAAACTGGAAGCGGGAAAAGCCAGGTTATTTATTGGTGGTGGGATTACAAAAGATTCCAATCCTGCCGATGAATGGCAGGAAACCGTAAATAAATCGCATACCATAAAATCGGTACTTGTTAAATAA
- the menD gene encoding 2-succinyl-5-enolpyruvyl-6-hydroxy-3-cyclohexene-1-carboxylic-acid synthase, with protein sequence MKYSKIPVARSIVALCVAKNINHVVISPGSRNAPLTIGFTHHPDIKPYSIVDERCAAFYALGMAQQLQKPVALVCTSGSALLNYYPAIAEAFYSDIPLVIISADRPIERIDIGDGQTIRQKNVFENHILYSANLHSELVLDSEATDKKLQQKQFESQKHNEREVNLALNKAIEEKGPVHINVPFYEPLYDLVENVEVNPIQILPEIKERTYTESQLGGYAELWNRAKRKMVIVGVAQPNAVEQEFLEKLAKDDSVIVLTETTSNLNHPEFFTRIDTLIGPIEKDENREELFKTLQPEILLTFGGMIVSKKIKAFLRNYQPQQHWHIDSKKAYNTFFCLNKHFETTVNSFFKHFFSLTENVESDYGKFWKEVKSKRQVRHEEYMDEIPYSDLKAMQEIVPAVPENYIVHLGNSSTIRYAQLFKWKESLRIFCNRGTSGIDGSISTAVGSASLNAEPTLMIAGDLSFFYDSNALWNNYIPKNFRIIILNNNGGGIFRILPGNKNTENFETYFETTHQLQAKSLSEMYGFEYRSAETSEEIKEQLKTFFSDSVQPKILEIFTPRKINDKVLLEYFNFMKS encoded by the coding sequence GTGAAATATTCCAAAATACCTGTTGCCAGATCTATTGTAGCGCTATGCGTTGCTAAAAATATAAATCACGTAGTAATTTCTCCCGGTTCTAGAAATGCGCCTTTAACCATTGGTTTTACGCACCATCCCGATATTAAGCCTTACAGTATTGTAGACGAAAGATGCGCTGCTTTTTATGCTTTAGGAATGGCGCAGCAATTACAAAAACCGGTGGCCCTGGTTTGTACTTCGGGCTCTGCATTGCTAAATTATTATCCGGCGATTGCCGAAGCTTTTTATAGTGATATTCCGCTGGTAATTATTTCGGCAGACCGGCCTATTGAACGTATAGATATTGGCGACGGACAAACAATTAGGCAGAAAAACGTATTTGAAAACCATATTTTATATTCGGCGAACTTGCATTCAGAATTAGTTTTAGATTCTGAAGCAACCGATAAAAAACTTCAGCAAAAACAATTTGAATCGCAAAAACATAACGAGCGGGAAGTCAATCTGGCGCTAAACAAAGCGATAGAAGAGAAGGGACCGGTTCATATTAATGTTCCTTTTTATGAACCTTTGTACGATTTGGTAGAGAATGTTGAGGTAAATCCCATACAGATTCTGCCAGAAATTAAAGAACGTACCTATACCGAAAGTCAATTAGGCGGTTATGCCGAGCTTTGGAATAGAGCAAAGCGGAAAATGGTAATTGTTGGAGTGGCGCAACCTAATGCAGTGGAACAGGAATTTCTGGAAAAACTCGCCAAAGACGATTCGGTTATTGTGCTTACTGAAACCACCTCGAATTTAAATCATCCTGAATTTTTTACGAGAATTGATACTCTTATAGGCCCGATTGAAAAAGATGAAAATCGGGAAGAATTATTCAAAACGCTTCAGCCGGAAATATTACTGACTTTTGGCGGAATGATCGTTTCAAAAAAGATTAAAGCATTTTTAAGAAATTACCAGCCCCAACAACACTGGCATATCGATTCTAAAAAAGCCTACAACACATTTTTCTGCTTAAATAAGCATTTTGAAACCACTGTAAATTCATTTTTTAAACATTTCTTTTCGCTTACCGAAAATGTAGAAAGTGATTATGGAAAGTTCTGGAAGGAAGTGAAAAGCAAGCGCCAGGTTCGGCACGAAGAGTATATGGACGAAATTCCGTATTCAGACCTTAAAGCGATGCAGGAAATTGTTCCCGCGGTGCCTGAGAATTATATTGTACACCTTGGTAATAGTTCTACGATTAGGTATGCGCAATTGTTTAAGTGGAAGGAAAGTTTGCGTATTTTTTGTAATCGAGGTACAAGCGGAATTGATGGTAGTATTTCTACGGCAGTTGGTTCGGCTTCTTTAAATGCTGAACCTACGTTAATGATAGCAGGAGATTTGAGTTTTTTCTATGATAGCAATGCGTTGTGGAATAATTATATTCCGAAGAATTTTAGAATAATAATTTTGAATAATAACGGAGGCGGGATTTTTAGAATCCTACCCGGAAATAAGAATACAGAGAATTTTGAGACTTATTTTGAAACCACGCATCAGCTTCAGGCGAAATCGTTAAGTGAAATGTACGGTTTTGAATACCGTTCTGCGGAAACTTCCGAAGAAATAAAAGAGCAATTAAAAACTTTTTTTAGCGATTCGGTTCAACCAAAAATCCTGGAAATTTTTACACCGAGAAAGATTAACGATAAAGTGCTACTGGAATACTTCAATTTTATGAAATCTTAA
- a CDS encoding DUF2853 family protein, with amino-acid sequence MSTKTDEKVGKYIQDVKDKTGEEPDVGLLRKVTESCGPSIFRSDAETVSSSSESEMETVKRNFLIKKLGLKDDEKLDVGLNAVMEKYGKSNRNKYRAVVYYLLTKYFKKESVFK; translated from the coding sequence ATGAGTACAAAAACCGATGAAAAAGTAGGTAAATACATTCAGGATGTGAAAGACAAAACGGGCGAAGAACCCGATGTTGGTTTGCTTAGAAAAGTAACCGAATCTTGTGGTCCAAGTATTTTTAGAAGCGATGCTGAAACCGTTTCCAGTTCTTCAGAGTCTGAAATGGAAACCGTAAAACGCAATTTTTTAATCAAAAAATTAGGGCTTAAGGATGACGAGAAATTAGATGTAGGTTTAAATGCCGTAATGGAAAAATATGGTAAATCTAATAGGAATAAGTATCGTGCGGTAGTCTATTATTTACTTACAA